In Rutidosis leptorrhynchoides isolate AG116_Rl617_1_P2 chromosome 2, CSIRO_AGI_Rlap_v1, whole genome shotgun sequence, one genomic interval encodes:
- the LOC139889323 gene encoding UPF0481 protein At3g47200-like — protein sequence MSSSKQALPLSWFREYYHETLPTQNVWLLTLQGYKGEVAFSIHDLTLFLSEGFGKIITDLKIKMPDILCITAIDVFNYELVIYSKRTMAPKNWFNITKNWVKVTELQLKLFENAHYRRFPSFMQIVDGSNINVLISDLSDNITEETELTPSLANGDAETVLEHLLNCVEKQRNRDKQKLPSICVVPSTLRDLSPSSFTPLVVSIGPLHRDNEKTKEFQMVKERYMHDLLLRCRTNSSPPEQLLNECVEKVIASIDQIRASYAVIIPFSDIELAKMMIIDACFILEFCLKHLDEIKLGYENYKNILNGTLLVVIAVDLILIENQIPFFVLRDLFNCICGRRDSIPPVTTLLYAVMEGYTDPFVYRSSNEDILNQDTHNNESTHDHLLGLLHSCYKLAGHMPSIPTTPATTETTTNRKLKLVAMKMKSYMIACFSWWCRGKPSNLIVPTLRIYDQTEQILRNLISYEQTFPKVHDYFTSYVHALYSVVKDEEDVATLAELNILENHQPHKDAAYMIDALSKLIPDEDHLSSHQELMHLTNYYNSSWVRNLRRLRSTYFSSPWSAIAFVAGIIMFSLTIVQTVFTIKGPL from the exons ATGTCTTCTTCAAAACAGGCTCTGCCATTATCTTGGTTTCGTGAATATTATCATGAGACATTACCTACACAAAACGTTTGGCTCCTCACTTTACAAGGCTATAAGGGTGAAGTGGCTTTCAGCATACACGATCTCACTTTATTTCTTAGCGAAGGATTTGGCAAAATCATTACCGATCTTAAAATCAAAATGCCTGACATTCTATGTATTACAGCTATTGACGTATTCAATTATGAGTTAGTTATTTATTCGAAAAGAACAATGGCTCCAAAGAACTGGTTCAATATCACCAAAAATTGGGTCAAAGTTACAGAATTGCAGCTAAAATTGTTCGAAAATGCCCATTACAGGAGATTCCCATCATTCATGCAGATTGTAGATGGATCCAACATTAACGTTCTG ATTTCCGATCTTTCAGATAATATTACAGAGGAAACAGAGTTAACACCTTCATTGGCAAATGGCGATGCAGAGACTGTTCTTGAACATCTTCTTAATTGTGTAGAAAAACAACGAAACCGTGACAAGCAAAAGCTCCCATCGATTTGTGTGGTTCCTAGCACGTTAAGAGATCTTAGTCCAAGTTCTTTCACCCCTCTGGTGGTGTCTATAGGACCTCTACACAGAGATAATGAAAAAACGAAAGAATTTCAAATGGTGAAAGAGCGTTATATGCACGACCTATTGTTAAGGTGTCGTACTAATTCATCGCCACCGGAGCAACTACTAAACGAATGTGTGGAAAAGGTGATTGCTTCAATAGACCAAATCAGGGCATCGTATGCCGTTATAATTCCCTTTAGTGACATTGAACTTGCCAAGATGATGATTATAGATGCTTGTTTCATACTTGAGTTCTGCTTGAAGCACCTAGATGAAATTAAGCTTGGTTATGAaaactataaaaatatattaaacggGACATTACTCGTTGTTATTGCCGTTGATCTGATTTTGATAGAAAATCAAATCCCGTTTTTTGTCCTTCGGGATTTGTTCAATTGCATATGTGGAAGAAGAGATTCGATACCACCTGTTACTACACTTTTGTATGCTGTTATGGAAGGATATACAGATCCTTTCGTATATCGTTCTTCTAATGAAGACATTCTAAACCAAGACACTCACAATAATGAGTCAACTCATGATCATCTTCTTGGCCTTCTGCACTCATGTTACAAGCTCGCGGGTCATATGCCATCGATCCCAACAACACCGGCAACAACAGAAACTACCACAAACCGCAAATTAAAACTAGTAGCAATGAAAATGAAATCATATATGATTGCATGTTTTTCGTGGTGGTGTCGGGGTAAGCCTAGTAATTTAATAGTGCCAACACTTCGCATATATGATCAGACTGAGCAAATTTTGAGGAATCTAATTTCATATGAGCAAACATTTCCTAAAGTTCATGACTACTTTACATCATATGTACATGCTCTTTATTCTGTAGTTAAAGATGAAGAAGATGTAGCAACATTGGCAGAACTAAATATCCTTGAAAACCATCAACCTCACAAAGACGCTGCATATATGATCGATGCACTAAGCAAACTAATCCCTGATGAAGATCATCTCAGTTCACATCAAGAGTTGATGCATTTGACAAACTATTACAACAGTTCTTGGGTAAGAAATCTTAGACGGTTGAGAAGTACGTATTTTAGTAGTCCATGGAGTGCAATTGCATTTGTTGCTGGAATCATCATGTTTTCTCTCACAATAGTTCAGACAGTCTTTACCATCAAGGGCCCTTTATAA